A single genomic interval of Agarivorans aestuarii harbors:
- a CDS encoding flavin reductase family protein — MYIDFSSLSANQIYHCMTQTVVPRPIAWVLSDNGEPISYNLAPFSYFTAVSSNPPLMMLSVGKKIDGSDKDTKVNIEQRKHCVVHIASAEQAEQVTESAKTLPHGESEIERQQLALTQFDSFSLPRLTHAPIAMACELYEMHKVGKTPQAMILLKVLHLYIEEQFVTEAQGRITVDTNQLNPLGRLGGGEYWANGNSFSLQRPK; from the coding sequence ATGTACATCGATTTTTCAAGTTTAAGTGCCAATCAGATATACCACTGCATGACTCAAACAGTAGTGCCTCGCCCTATAGCTTGGGTACTTAGCGACAACGGAGAGCCTATCTCTTATAACTTAGCGCCTTTTTCATATTTTACAGCCGTTAGCTCCAATCCACCTCTGATGATGCTTTCGGTGGGGAAAAAAATAGATGGCAGTGACAAAGATACCAAAGTTAATATTGAACAACGTAAACATTGTGTAGTGCATATCGCAAGCGCCGAGCAGGCCGAGCAAGTGACCGAATCAGCTAAAACCCTACCGCATGGGGAGTCTGAAATAGAGCGCCAGCAACTTGCATTAACCCAGTTTGATAGTTTTTCGCTACCAAGGCTTACTCATGCCCCAATTGCCATGGCTTGCGAGCTTTATGAAATGCATAAAGTGGGGAAAACTCCTCAAGCAATGATACTGCTTAAAGTATTGCACCTATATATAGAAGAGCAGTTTGTCACTGAAGCGCAAGGGCGAATCACCGTAGATACCAACCAGCTTAACCCTTTAGGGCGTTTAGGTGGGGGAGAGTATTGGGCAAATGGCAATAGCTTTTCTCTTCAACGTCCAAAGTAA